The Brachyhypopomus gauderio isolate BG-103 chromosome 12, BGAUD_0.2, whole genome shotgun sequence genome window below encodes:
- the fastkd2 gene encoding FAST kinase domain-containing protein 2, mitochondrial, whose protein sequence is MNVLKKGEKMLTRTIFLSRFISLWKPCSPHSQIKPATHACRDNCTRYCLQHKLQGHALTNVRQFCQGEAQASSFNEHVNNQSRFQAPTFIAGRNRDTPGEADVSVPFHTKLQECLLPCDVLDLVDRYTPTHRLVSISMTRMWNTTKKMSREERSCELKLVSEHPAFERLCHRARMEAPHMASTDLSYTLLALIKLGVSQRSLVVQTVLRVVQERLNQFDEKSISILATCLEELDSDKNTDALKQGLKLLLEDRFPAIQNVMLLQTTMRLLGKNASPALKKKLEAKALSMVEKFTQANAEYMLTTLAIMHLNSKPLLDFCSRKLAEKVHSVPFTKLIVWLKSYRELGYRNFFFFSSISDYLVNTLNMWTNKEVILLLLEFEGLGFCPVSLLDAFAERLIQNPDSLALRDLLSILKTYSSLNHDLKGNRQEFLANVTHMLESYLPDMSSGDLLKAVSCLSVLDHFPHAPLQELLQDQRLEELLHRDGQSSTGVERKLHMLSLCLRLDGPALPPSLAPVPDFPSILSPHHGPVNLGLLNTLRSLVGDAALQDSVLVEGMHFIDCVITLSPEAEDVCSHSEKCFKTSEKPQRIALLCAPPLSFCFGTTRPRGSLALKIRHLKILGYEPVLVPIHELETHTDQDRVKVLKALIFSHQESSRTEDQMKVD, encoded by the exons ATGAATGTATTGAAGAAGGGTGAAAAGATGTTAACACGGACCATCTTCTTAAGCAGGTTTATATCACTTTGGAAACCGTGCAGTCCACATTCACAAATCAAGCCAGCCACTCATGCCTGCAGAGACAATTGTACAAGATATTGTTTACAGCACAAATTACAAGGACATGCATTAACCAATGTAAGACAGTTCTGTCAAGGAGAAGCTCAGGCGTCAAGTTTTAATGAACATGTGAATAATCAGTCTCGTTTCCAAGCTCCTACTTTCATTGCTGGAAGAAACAGAGACACCCCTGGAGAAGCGGATGTCAGTGTGCCTTTCCATACTAAGCTCCAGGAATGTCTCTTGCCTTGCGATGTCTTGGACTTAGTGGACAGATACACACCAACTCATAGGCTTGTCAGCATCAGCATGACGAGGATGTGGAATACGACCAAGAAGATGTCGAGGGAGGAGCGGAGTTGTGAGCTCAAGCTGGTGTCCGAGCACCCGGCCTTTGAGCGCCTGTGCCACAGGGCCAGGATGGAGGCCCCTCACATGGCTTCCACCGACCTGTCCTACACTCTGCTGGCTCTTATCAAGCTTGGAGTTTCTCAGCGCAGTCTTGTTGTGCAGACCGTGCTGCGCGTTGTACAG GAAAGACTGAATCAGTTCGATGAGAAGTCTATCTCCATTTTGGCCACCTGTCTCGAAGAGTTGGATAGCGACAAGAACACAGATGCGCTTAAGCAGGGGTTGAA GTTGCTGCTTGAAGATCGGTTTCCAGCTATCCAGAATGTGATGCTTCTACAGACCACGATGCGTCTGTTGGGGAAAAATGCTTCACCAGCTTTAAAGAAGAAGCTGGAG GCAAAGGCCCTGTCAATGGTAGAGAAGTTCACTCAGGCCAACGCAGAGTACATGCTGACCACCTTGGCCATTATGCACTTGAATTCCAAGCCACTGCTGGATTTCTGCAGTAGGAAGTTGGCTG AAAAGGTGCACAGTGTCCCCTTTACCAAACTCATAGTGTGGCTGAAGTCCTACCGTGAACTGGGCTACAggaacttttttttcttctcctccatctccgACTACCTGGTCAACACACTTAACATGTGGACCAACAAAGAG GTGATATTGTTACTGTTGGAATTTGAAGGTCTTGGGTTCTGCCCTGTCTCCCTGCTTGATGCGTTTGCGGAGAGACTCATTCAGAATCCAGACAGCCTCGCACTCAGAGACCTTCTCAGCATCCTGAAGACCTACTCCTCTCTCAACCATGACCTGAAAGGCAATCGGCAAGA GTTCTTGGCTAACGTGACCCACATGCTTGAGTCCTACCTTCCCGATATGAGCAGTGGGGACCTGCTGAAAGCCGTCAGCTGCCTGAGCGTGCTGGATCACTTCCCCCACGCTCCTCTGCAGGAGCTGCTTCAGGACCAGCGTCTGGAGGAGCTGCTCCACAGAG ATGGTCAGTCTTCTACAGGAGTGGAACGGAAGCTGCACATGCTCAGTCTGTGCTTGCGGCTGGATGGCcctgcactccctccctccctcgctcctgTGCCAGACTTCCCCAGCATCCTGTCCCCACACCACGGCCCTGTCAACCTTGGCCTACTCAACACTCTGAGGAGCCTGGTAGGGGATGCAGCCCTGCAGGACTCCGTGCTAGTAGAGGGAATGCATTTCATCG ACTGTGTGATCACTTTGTCTCCTGAAGCAGAGGATGTCTGTAGCCATTCTGAAAAGTGCTTCAAAACCTCAGAAAAACCCCAGAG GATTGCACTGCTCTGTGCTCCCCCATTGTCTTTTTGCTTTGGTACAACCCGCCCTCGTGGTAGCCTCGCCCTCAAAATACGCCACCTCAAGATACTGGGTTACGAACCTGTTCTG gtgccAATCCATGAGCTGGAAACCCACACTGACCAGGATAGGGTGAAGGTGCTAAAGGCCTTAATCTTTTCTCACCAAGAAAGTTCAAGAACAGAGGATCAGATGAAAGTGGACTGA
- the mdh1b gene encoding putative malate dehydrogenase 1B isoform X3: MAKFVLAGKSDCPYYAKAELLADLLQKILPDFRIHKICLHPSDWKSWLEHICSSKGWKHEKCPIVWRELIDRGGKGMLLGGFNDFLEHVQGYYGVSSDMGTDLMMKIASENLRTTELCAEEEEHRRDLLKPFNIWICSALNPSCCTLIPLLFSTGLFRNVPTISLHLLDMDGTEESLLALKMDVEDLALSQLHEVTISCDLSQVFLAADLIIFLDDGPPTHGGREGLSSEELLLTKVAERYRLYGQLMEDSAHPGVRAVVAGRVCVNLKCSLLIENASSITPAHIVAVATQLEGEAKAQLAEKLAVRSPDITDVIVWGNISGTFHVDLQKAKVFRHKGAICGPAGFSRPVLEMVHDRKWLKDDFPTLVASRHSAIALRIKKPAAISASRSIVSVLHAWYNSPSPQEIFSLGVGSSVFLWAWSSLCPSASAMGPGLCALTLPSTAS, encoded by the exons ATGGCCAAGTTTGTTCTAGCAG GGAAGTCGGATTGTCCCTACTATGCTAAGGCCGAGCTTCTGGCAGACTTACTTCAAAAAATCCTGCCAGACTTCCGCATCCACAAAATCTGTCTGCACCCCAGTGACTGGAAG AGCTGGCTTGAACACATTTGTTCATCAAAGggctggaaacatgagaaatgtCCTATAGTGTGGAGGGAACTGATCGATCGTGGGGGCAAGGGGATGCTTCTCGGGGGTTTCAATGATTTTCTTGAGCATGTTCAG GGATATTACGGTGTCAGTTCTGACATGGGGACGGACCTAATGATGAAGATCGCATCAGAGAATCTACGGACAACCGAGCTGTGTGCAGAGGAAGAAGAGCACAGACGTGACCTCCTCAAACCCTTTAACATCTGGATCTGCAG TGCTCTGAACCCTAGTTGCTGCACCCTGATACCCCTGCTGTTCTCCACTGggctgttcagaaatgtccccaccATTAGCCTGCATCTGTTGGACATGGATGGCACTGAAGAGTCTCTGCTGGCCCTCAAAATGGATGTGGAGGACCTGGCCCTGAGCCAACTGCATGAGGTCACCATCAGCTGTGATCTGAGCCAGGTGTTCCTCGCTGCCGACCTCATCATCTTCCTAGATGACGGGCCACCCACGCATGGTGGGCGAGAAGGACTCAGCAGTGAAGAGCTGCTGTTGACCAAGGTGGCAGAGCGGTACCGCCTGTACGGGCAGCTCATGGAGGACAGCGCACACCCTGGTGTCCGAGCAGTTGTagcagggagagtgtgtgtcaaCCTGAAGTGCTCACTGCTGATCGAGAACGCATCCTCCATCACTCCCGCACACATTGTGGCCGTGGCGACACAGCTGGAGGGTGAGGCGAAGGCTCAGCTAGCAGAGAAGCTGGCAGTGAGGAGCCCTG ACATTACTGACGTCATTGTTTGGGGTAACATTAGTGGTACCTTCCACGTTGACCTCCAGAAGGCAAAAGTGTTCAGACATAAGGGGGCCATCTGCGGACCTGCAGGTTTCTCTCGGCCGGTCCTGGAGATGGTTCATGATCG AAAGTGGCTGAAGGATGATTTCCCCACTCTGGTGGCCTCTCGTCACAGCGCCATTGCCCTCAGGATTAAGAAGCCAGCAGCCATTTCAGCGAGTCGGAGCATTGTCTCTGTGCTGCATGCGTGGTATAACAGCCCCTCACCTCAGGAGATTTTCTCTCTGGGCGTG